Proteins from a genomic interval of Rhodothermales bacterium:
- a CDS encoding response regulator transcription factor, with translation MSAKIRVVIADDHPLIRAGIRGVLDDAADIEVVEEAADGEAALEAARRVEPDVLLLDVEMPRMEGIEVARQLVAEGSSVRILALSAHDDEQYVFGLLEAGAAGYLVKDEVPATIADAVRGVARGEDGWLSRRIAARLMKRRTAGGGGTDDAVLSDREREVLGLVAAGLDNQEIGERLFIAENTVKSHCYSIYAKIGVKNRVQAAAWAWRRGLSGPV, from the coding sequence ATGAGTGCGAAAATCCGGGTCGTGATTGCCGATGACCATCCGCTCATTCGGGCGGGGATTCGCGGCGTTCTGGATGACGCCGCGGATATCGAGGTGGTCGAAGAGGCGGCGGACGGGGAGGCGGCGCTGGAAGCCGCCCGCCGGGTGGAGCCCGACGTACTGCTACTCGACGTGGAAATGCCCCGCATGGAGGGCATCGAGGTCGCGCGGCAACTGGTGGCCGAAGGATCGTCCGTACGCATCCTTGCTCTCAGCGCGCACGATGACGAGCAGTACGTGTTCGGCCTGCTGGAAGCCGGGGCTGCAGGCTATCTGGTCAAGGATGAGGTGCCCGCCACCATCGCCGACGCCGTGCGCGGCGTAGCGCGTGGCGAGGACGGGTGGCTGAGCCGGCGCATCGCCGCGCGGCTGATGAAGCGTCGCACCGCGGGTGGTGGCGGCACGGACGATGCGGTCCTCTCGGATCGCGAGCGCGAGGTGCTCGGGCTGGTTGCTGCCGGGCTGGACAACCAGGAGATCGGCGAGCGTCTGTTCATTGCCGAGAACACGGTCAAGAGCCACTGCTACAGCATCTACGCCAAGATCGGCGTCAAGAATCGCGTGCAGGCCGCGGCGTGGGCGTGGCGGCGAGGGCTGTCGGGGCCGGTGTGA